A window from Xiphophorus maculatus strain JP 163 A chromosome 17, X_maculatus-5.0-male, whole genome shotgun sequence encodes these proteins:
- the lrtm2 gene encoding leucine-rich repeat and transmembrane domain-containing protein 2 isoform X1, which yields MPPYIHPPGGTGLPPTGATIFLTRRVFCVLSLLAMLLFPASLCPPPCLCSSDTLVVDCGERGLSSLPPMHLLPPGSRSLLLANNKFASLGASSFANLSSLEELNLSNNYLDNLPAGLFRDMSNLTRLTLHNNSLTVMDRELFQGLGSLQSLDLSLNGLSTIPIGSMDELQHLRWLSLAGNRLHGLERAAFEPLVNLQHLELGQNPWECDCNLRDFKHWMEWLLYRGGKVDALECTLPKDLRGRDIRGVPVEMFNYCLQLEDENGGGGGGDGARSGQGGGPPCSRSALIPSGATPVSDNSGSTGVDSSSSTGGGGGGEPSSDCSRARYRPVSVRRAIGTVVIAGVVCGIVCIMMVAAAAYGCIYASLMAKYQRELKKRQPLMGDGEADGEDREDKQISSVA from the exons tcttcTGTGTCCTGAGCCTCTTGGCCATGTTGCTTTTCCCAGCATCCTTGTGCCCTCCTCCTTGTCTCTGCTCCTCGGACACCCTTGTGGTTGACTGTGGGGAACGTGGACTTTCCTCCCTGCCTCCTATGCACCTCCTGCCTCCAGGGAGTCGCTCCCTGCTTCTAGCCAACAACAAGTTCGCCTCACTGGGAGCCTCATCCTTTGCTAACCTATCCTCTCTGGAG GAGCTGAACCTTTCAAATAACTACCTGGATAATTTACCAGCCGGATTGTTTAGAGACATGTCCAACCTGACAAGACTGACTCTGCACAACAACTCACTAACAGTAATGGACAGAGAGCTCTTCCAG GGTTTAGGGAGTCTACAGAGTCTGGACTTGTCTTTGAATGGTCTGTCCACCATTCCCATAGGTTCTATGGATGAGCTGCAGCACCTCAG GTGGCTCTCGCTGGCAGGCAACAGACTTCATGGTTTGGAGAGGGCAGCGTTTGAGCCACTGGTCAACCTGCAACACCTAGAACTGGGACAGAACCCTTGGGAATGCGACTGCAACCTTCGTGATTTCAAACACTGGATGGAGTGGCTGCTGTACCGAG GGGGTAAGGTGGATGCATTGGAGTGCACACTACCAAAGGACTTGCGTGGGAGGGATATACGCGGCGTTCCGGTGGAGATGTTCAACTACTGCCTCCAACTTGAAGATGAgaatggaggaggagggggtggTGACGGTGCTCGCTCTGGACAAGGAGGCGGCCCTCCATGCAGCAGGAGTGCTCTCATCCCAAGTGGGGCAACACCAGTTTCCGACAACAGCGGCAGCACCGGTGTTGACTCCTCTTCATCCACAGGAGGCGGCGGAGGCGGCGAGCCCTCGTCGGATTGCAGCCGTGCCCGCTACCGACCCGTGAGCGTGCGCCGCGCCATCGGCACGGTGGTGATTGCTGGCGTGGTGTGCGGCATTGTTTGCATCATGATGGTGGCTGCCGCTGCTTACGGCTGCATCTACGCTTCTCTAATGGCCAAGTACCAGAGAGAGCTGAAGAAGAGGCAGCCGCTAATGGGGGACGGAGAGGCTGACGGGGAGGACAGGGAAGACAAACAAATCTCCTCTGTGGCCTAA
- the lrtm2 gene encoding leucine-rich repeat and transmembrane domain-containing protein 2 isoform X2, whose product MLLFPASLCPPPCLCSSDTLVVDCGERGLSSLPPMHLLPPGSRSLLLANNKFASLGASSFANLSSLEELNLSNNYLDNLPAGLFRDMSNLTRLTLHNNSLTVMDRELFQGLGSLQSLDLSLNGLSTIPIGSMDELQHLRWLSLAGNRLHGLERAAFEPLVNLQHLELGQNPWECDCNLRDFKHWMEWLLYRGGKVDALECTLPKDLRGRDIRGVPVEMFNYCLQLEDENGGGGGGDGARSGQGGGPPCSRSALIPSGATPVSDNSGSTGVDSSSSTGGGGGGEPSSDCSRARYRPVSVRRAIGTVVIAGVVCGIVCIMMVAAAAYGCIYASLMAKYQRELKKRQPLMGDGEADGEDREDKQISSVA is encoded by the exons ATGTTGCTTTTCCCAGCATCCTTGTGCCCTCCTCCTTGTCTCTGCTCCTCGGACACCCTTGTGGTTGACTGTGGGGAACGTGGACTTTCCTCCCTGCCTCCTATGCACCTCCTGCCTCCAGGGAGTCGCTCCCTGCTTCTAGCCAACAACAAGTTCGCCTCACTGGGAGCCTCATCCTTTGCTAACCTATCCTCTCTGGAG GAGCTGAACCTTTCAAATAACTACCTGGATAATTTACCAGCCGGATTGTTTAGAGACATGTCCAACCTGACAAGACTGACTCTGCACAACAACTCACTAACAGTAATGGACAGAGAGCTCTTCCAG GGTTTAGGGAGTCTACAGAGTCTGGACTTGTCTTTGAATGGTCTGTCCACCATTCCCATAGGTTCTATGGATGAGCTGCAGCACCTCAG GTGGCTCTCGCTGGCAGGCAACAGACTTCATGGTTTGGAGAGGGCAGCGTTTGAGCCACTGGTCAACCTGCAACACCTAGAACTGGGACAGAACCCTTGGGAATGCGACTGCAACCTTCGTGATTTCAAACACTGGATGGAGTGGCTGCTGTACCGAG GGGGTAAGGTGGATGCATTGGAGTGCACACTACCAAAGGACTTGCGTGGGAGGGATATACGCGGCGTTCCGGTGGAGATGTTCAACTACTGCCTCCAACTTGAAGATGAgaatggaggaggagggggtggTGACGGTGCTCGCTCTGGACAAGGAGGCGGCCCTCCATGCAGCAGGAGTGCTCTCATCCCAAGTGGGGCAACACCAGTTTCCGACAACAGCGGCAGCACCGGTGTTGACTCCTCTTCATCCACAGGAGGCGGCGGAGGCGGCGAGCCCTCGTCGGATTGCAGCCGTGCCCGCTACCGACCCGTGAGCGTGCGCCGCGCCATCGGCACGGTGGTGATTGCTGGCGTGGTGTGCGGCATTGTTTGCATCATGATGGTGGCTGCCGCTGCTTACGGCTGCATCTACGCTTCTCTAATGGCCAAGTACCAGAGAGAGCTGAAGAAGAGGCAGCCGCTAATGGGGGACGGAGAGGCTGACGGGGAGGACAGGGAAGACAAACAAATCTCCTCTGTGGCCTAA